In Fusarium falciforme chromosome 10, complete sequence, a single genomic region encodes these proteins:
- a CDS encoding U2 small nuclear ribonucleoprotein A' gives MRLTADLIRDSLSYLNPLKERELDLRGHRIPAIENLGVAGPHDAIDFTDNDIQVLGNFPLSPRITTLLLARNRVSSIQPSLAKAIPNLKNLVLSSNNLAELADLDALAGFPRLTHLVLVDNPASKKENYRYWVLWRCPSVRFLDHEKVKEAEREKARELFGTEEEPTALASKIMGIKTTNFTTSADGSEAPSKLSRIKLTDAEKKRLQERIKKATSLQEIIALEKELNEGRLPSGIHGDAMEE, from the exons ATGCGGCTGACGGCCGACCTGATCCGGGATTCCCTATCCTATCTCAACCCTCTCAAGGAGCGGGAGCTTGATCTTCGAG GACACCGGATCCCCGCGATTGAGAACCTGGGTGTCGCTGGC CCTCACGACGCCATCGACTTCACCGACAATGACATTCAAGTCTTGGGAAACTTTCCCCTGTCGCCCCGTATAACGACTCTCCTCCTCGCAAGGAACCGCGTCTCGAGCATTCAGCCTTCCCTCGCAAAGGCCATTCCCAACCTCAAGAACCTGGTGCTGTCGTCGAATAACCTGGCCGAGCTTGCGGACCTGGATGCGCTGGCTGGATTCCCGCGTTTGACGCACCTTGTGCTGGTGGACAACCCGgcctccaagaaggag AACTACCGATACTGGGTGCTCTGGAGATGCCCCTCGGTGCGGTTCCTGGATCACgaaaaggtcaaggaggcggAACGGGAGAAGGCGCGGGAGCTGTTTGGAACTGAGGAAGAGCCCACCGCTCTGGCTTCAAAG ATCATGGGAATCAAGACCACCAACTTCACCACCTCGGCCGACGGCTCAGAAGCCCCGTCCAAGCTGTCGCGGATAAAGCTCACCgacgccgagaagaagagattACAGGAGCGCATCAAGAAGGCCACGAGCCTGCAGGAGATTATCGCGCTGGAGAAGGAGCTTAACGAGGGGCGTCTGCCCTCTGGCATCCATGGTGATGCCATGGAGGAGTGA